Proteins from a genomic interval of Alphaproteobacteria bacterium:
- a CDS encoding phosphoesterase, translating into MAKFVFSDPHFDSESIIKNGNRPFKSVAEMNATLIKNYNATIGKQDICYWLGDIMYGATKAKVSNLLRHLHGRKYLIMGNHDRGHSATWWLSCGFNRVYEHPIYDAENYIMLSHEPLPEFGNMPPIANIHGHIHIMGYDFPEHSHCINACVEMTDYRPVPLQNPFLIKSRTFGR; encoded by the coding sequence ATGGCTAAATTTGTATTTTCCGACCCGCACTTTGATTCAGAATCTATTATCAAGAACGGCAACCGTCCATTTAAATCAGTTGCCGAAATGAATGCCACATTAATAAAAAACTATAACGCAACCATTGGCAAACAAGATATTTGTTATTGGCTGGGCGACATAATGTATGGCGCGACCAAGGCCAAAGTATCAAATCTGTTGCGCCATTTACATGGGCGCAAATACCTGATAATGGGCAATCACGACCGCGGACATTCGGCCACGTGGTGGCTGTCTTGCGGTTTTAATCGCGTGTACGAACACCCGATTTATGATGCTGAAAATTATATAATGCTATCCCACGAACCATTACCAGAATTTGGCAACATGCCACCGATTGCAAACATCCATGGTCACATCCACATTATGGGTTATGATTTTCCAGAACATTCACATTGCATAAATGCGTGCGTAGAAATGACTGATTACCGACCAGTGCCATTACAAAATCCTTTTTTAATCAAATCACGCACATTTGGTCGATAA
- a CDS encoding nucleotidyl transferase AbiEii/AbiGii toxin family protein gives MKEITSTVRRAINKTKNPRLAEQDYLECVVLDALFRDDYIFENFIFTGGATLSKSYSIGGRIGRDIDLGLINFTDIPRDHTQKQLGNFKKRFKRFTFGELREKIAQIINADGRFEIITDHDWPSPENSERVASSPALHMLYQSEFGPGHLCIEVMPRHYRPSCITCRALLPYSIDRPFGAIPTISYEQTFWDKVFALHSNANTTKPHCDKSYSRHYYDVAMLTPFVDLDKTHDLLIDTIEYQTRHTTKKIDLTAARDAIIIPDDKTLYKLSDDYYAMSGTFTEPQTSWNTIVQILQNLNQDFKSL, from the coding sequence ATGAAAGAAATAACATCGACGGTCCGTCGCGCCATTAATAAAACCAAAAACCCCAGATTGGCTGAACAAGACTATCTGGAATGTGTTGTATTGGACGCACTGTTTCGCGACGATTATATATTTGAAAACTTTATCTTTACCGGCGGTGCAACCCTGTCAAAATCATACAGCATTGGTGGGCGCATTGGTCGCGATATTGACCTGGGGCTTATTAACTTTACCGACATTCCCCGCGACCACACACAAAAGCAACTGGGGAATTTCAAAAAGCGCTTCAAACGTTTTACATTTGGTGAATTACGCGAAAAGATTGCACAAATTATAAACGCTGATGGCCGTTTTGAAATTATCACAGATCACGATTGGCCATCACCAGAAAACAGCGAACGCGTCGCTTCTTCACCTGCATTACACATGCTGTACCAATCCGAATTTGGCCCGGGACACCTGTGTATCGAGGTTATGCCCCGACACTATCGACCATCATGTATAACATGTCGCGCACTGTTACCATATTCGATTGACAGACCGTTTGGGGCAATCCCAACCATATCATACGAACAAACATTTTGGGACAAAGTATTTGCACTGCATTCCAATGCCAACACAACAAAACCGCACTGCGACAAATCGTATTCACGCCATTACTATGATGTGGCAATGCTGACACCCTTTGTTGATCTGGACAAAACACACGATTTATTAATTGATACCATTGAATACCAAACGCGCCACACGACCAAGAAAATCGATCTGACCGCCGCGCGCGACGCAATAATAATCCCAGATGACAAAACCCTATACAAACTGTCCGACGATTATTATGCAATGTCTGGCACGTTTACCGAACCGCAAACATCATGGAACACAATCGTCCAGATTTTGCAAAACCTGAACCAAGATTTTAAATCACTTTAA
- a CDS encoding DUF2155 domain-containing protein gives MRKIIWSLVLLCALPGVAMAYVNRDVAVLRVMNKDAGKVQEIKIPVGDEVQFEKLYINVRACKQTDPFEAEDFWGFIEIAEANKGQFFSNWMSRNEPGQNPLQHADYDVWMVKCE, from the coding sequence ATGAGAAAAATAATTTGGTCTTTGGTGTTGTTGTGCGCCCTGCCCGGCGTGGCGATGGCGTATGTTAATCGTGATGTGGCGGTATTGCGCGTTATGAACAAAGATGCCGGCAAAGTTCAAGAAATAAAAATTCCTGTTGGGGACGAAGTACAGTTTGAAAAATTGTATATTAATGTGCGTGCGTGTAAACAGACTGACCCGTTCGAAGCCGAAGATTTCTGGGGGTTTATAGAGATTGCCGAAGCCAACAAAGGACAATTTTTTAGTAATTGGATGAGTCGTAATGAGCCAGGACAAAATCCGTTGCAACATGCAGATTATGATGTATGGATGGTTAAGTGCGAGTAA
- a CDS encoding DUF1460 domain-containing protein: MWRSVFAILILAGCVGDYAEYPGQSYLGARYENSPLGECAPPDPDPVIRFDAFDCTTFVETVLAGGCECCLNQIRYKDGEIGFLTRNHFIESDWLNANSDLVRNVSGEYAPTAIRRVVIDKANWFRAVHGLNIDVAPVVVDLEYVPYQYVGDIKIQEPVIVLFVTDNPKFRDTIGTDLAVVHMGFWLPNGKLRHASSNQGKVVDVDMAEYVAGRMKNKQNLGIALVEIK, encoded by the coding sequence ATGTGGCGTAGTGTTTTTGCGATTTTGATTCTGGCCGGGTGTGTTGGTGATTATGCCGAATACCCCGGCCAGTCTTATTTAGGGGCACGATATGAAAATTCCCCGCTGGGTGAATGTGCCCCACCCGATCCAGATCCTGTGATACGGTTTGATGCGTTTGATTGTACTACGTTTGTGGAAACTGTGTTGGCCGGTGGGTGCGAGTGTTGCCTGAATCAAATTCGATACAAAGATGGGGAAATTGGATTTCTGACGCGTAATCATTTTATTGAATCTGATTGGCTGAATGCTAATTCAGATTTGGTGCGAAATGTAAGTGGTGAATATGCGCCGACCGCCATTCGACGTGTTGTGATTGATAAAGCAAATTGGTTTCGGGCTGTGCATGGGCTAAATATTGATGTCGCGCCGGTTGTGGTTGATTTGGAGTATGTGCCATATCAATATGTGGGCGATATAAAAATACAAGAACCTGTGATTGTGCTGTTTGTTACTGACAACCCAAAATTTCGTGATACAATAGGTACTGATTTGGCCGTTGTGCATATGGGTTTTTGGTTGCCAAATGGAAAACTGCGCCATGCGTCAAGTAATCAGGGCAAAGTTGTGGATGTTGATATGGCAGAATATGTCGCAGGGCGAATGAAGAATAAACAAAATCTGGGGATTGCATTGGTTGAAATAAAATGA
- the tsaD gene encoding tRNA (adenosine(37)-N6)-threonylcarbamoyltransferase complex transferase subunit TsaD, giving the protein MGTLGDAGRGDGAVLCLGIESSCDETSAALVDSNRNVLAHIIYSQIPEHQKYGGVVPELAARAHILAIDAVIKQTLDKAGKTIDDVDVVAATAGPGLIGGVLVGWMAATGIAQSTAKPLVAVNHLEGHALVPRLCATRADGAGAEMSVEFPYLLMLASGGHCQILLVRGVGQYELIGQTLDDSAGEAYDKVAKMLGLGYPGGPIVDMRAQSGNPRAFDFPRPLCDKPGCDFSFSGIKTAARTFLGRAELPLTDAYINDFCASFQASVVDCIVNRLNNALRDTRVRDAAPKTLVVAGGVAKNSAIRAAMEKLARKNNMVFAAPPMNLCTDNGAMIAWAGLENYRVGRIVREPIAPRPRWPLTEL; this is encoded by the coding sequence ATGGGAACGCTGGGGGATGCGGGGCGCGGCGATGGGGCTGTGCTGTGTCTGGGGATTGAATCATCGTGTGATGAAACGTCGGCGGCATTGGTGGACAGTAATCGTAATGTGTTGGCGCATATTATTTATTCGCAAATCCCAGAACATCAGAAATATGGTGGTGTTGTGCCAGAATTGGCGGCACGCGCCCATATTTTGGCAATTGATGCGGTGATAAAACAGACGCTGGACAAGGCAGGCAAGACGATTGACGATGTTGATGTTGTGGCGGCGACGGCGGGACCGGGTTTGATTGGCGGTGTTTTGGTCGGCTGGATGGCGGCGACGGGGATTGCACAGTCAACAGCTAAACCATTGGTTGCGGTTAATCACCTGGAGGGACATGCATTAGTTCCACGTTTGTGCGCAACACGTGCGGATGGTGCGGGCGCAGAAATGTCGGTTGAGTTCCCGTATTTGTTAATGTTGGCGTCGGGTGGACATTGTCAGATTTTATTGGTGCGTGGTGTTGGACAATACGAATTGATTGGTCAGACCCTGGATGACAGTGCGGGCGAAGCATATGACAAGGTTGCCAAGATGTTGGGACTGGGGTATCCAGGTGGACCGATTGTGGATATGCGTGCACAAAGCGGAAATCCGCGCGCGTTTGATTTTCCACGGCCGCTGTGTGACAAGCCGGGGTGTGATTTTTCGTTCAGTGGTATTAAAACCGCAGCGCGTACTTTTTTAGGTCGGGCGGAATTGCCGTTGACGGATGCGTATATAAATGATTTTTGCGCATCGTTCCAGGCATCGGTTGTAGACTGTATAGTAAATCGTTTGAATAATGCGTTGCGTGATACACGTGTGCGTGACGCCGCGCCAAAGACACTGGTTGTGGCGGGCGGTGTTGCGAAAAACAGCGCAATTCGTGCGGCAATGGAAAAATTAGCGCGTAAAAATAATATGGTGTTCGCTGCGCCACCGATGAACCTGTGTACGGATAATGGTGCGATGATTGCGTGGGCGGGACTGGAAAATTATCGTGTTGGGCGCATTGTGCGTGAACCGATTGCACCACGTCCACGGTGGCCGTTGACTGAATTGTAA
- the xseA gene encoding exodeoxyribonuclease VII large subunit has protein sequence MQKSEPFVSAETVFSVTDASALLKGVVETAFPRIKIRGELSQITRATSGHMYMTIKDAGAAISVIIWRGTPVSFKLEDGMEVIITGRFTTYPARSNYQIVASEIEMAGVGAILKMLEERKRKLAAEGLFDEARKKPLPRLPQRIGVVTSPTGAAFQDIQNRLRERFPVHVLLYPATVQGATAAAEVAAGIEYFNRENNVDVIIVARGGGALEDLLPFSEEVVVRAAAASHIPLISGVGHEPDWMLIDFAADYRAPTPTGAAEAVVPTKLALSQELDNMWVRLSGNFTTRLVNAKQRIESISIKSPKQLVMEHAQRLDDLGRTMNIIVNAKIAAAHQKMDVVSAFPNILQSRMAVLGQSVAHLGQMLNSLSYKSVLSRGFAIVRDENNQIISRADGGVPKTIEFADGIIQI, from the coding sequence ATGCAAAAATCAGAACCTTTTGTTAGCGCTGAAACGGTTTTTAGTGTGACAGATGCATCTGCACTGTTAAAGGGTGTTGTGGAAACCGCGTTTCCGCGGATAAAAATTCGTGGCGAGTTATCGCAAATTACGCGCGCAACATCTGGGCATATGTATATGACAATCAAGGATGCGGGTGCGGCAATTTCTGTGATTATATGGCGCGGCACACCAGTGTCATTCAAACTGGAAGATGGGATGGAAGTTATTATAACCGGGCGGTTTACAACGTATCCGGCGCGCAGTAATTACCAGATTGTTGCCAGTGAAATTGAAATGGCGGGAGTGGGCGCAATTCTGAAAATGCTGGAAGAGCGCAAGCGTAAACTGGCGGCCGAAGGTCTGTTTGATGAGGCGCGTAAAAAGCCCCTGCCCCGATTGCCACAAAGAATTGGTGTTGTAACCAGTCCGACTGGCGCGGCGTTTCAAGATATTCAAAATCGTTTACGGGAACGATTTCCGGTGCATGTGTTGTTGTATCCGGCGACTGTTCAAGGCGCGACAGCAGCGGCCGAAGTGGCAGCGGGCATTGAATACTTTAATCGTGAAAATAATGTTGACGTTATTATCGTTGCGCGTGGTGGTGGCGCACTGGAAGATTTGTTGCCTTTTTCCGAAGAGGTTGTGGTGCGTGCAGCCGCGGCCAGCCATATTCCGCTGATTTCGGGTGTCGGGCATGAGCCAGACTGGATGTTAATCGACTTTGCGGCGGACTATCGTGCGCCAACGCCAACCGGCGCCGCCGAGGCCGTTGTGCCAACCAAGTTAGCGTTGTCGCAGGAACTGGATAATATGTGGGTGCGATTGTCGGGGAACTTTACAACGCGTTTGGTTAATGCAAAACAGCGTATTGAATCGATAAGTATAAAAAGTCCAAAGCAGTTGGTTATGGAACATGCCCAGCGTCTGGATGATTTGGGGCGGACAATGAATATTATTGTTAATGCAAAAATTGCCGCTGCACATCAAAAAATGGATGTGGTGTCGGCGTTTCCAAATATATTGCAAAGCCGAATGGCGGTGTTAGGACAATCTGTGGCGCATCTGGGACAGATGTTAAATTCGTTAAGTTATAAAAGTGTGTTGTCGCGTGGGTTTGCGATTGTGCGTGATGAAAATAATCAGATAATCAGTCGCGCAGATGGTGGTGTGCCCAAGACAATTGAGTTTGCAGATGGAATTATCCAGATATGA
- a CDS encoding aminoacetone oxidase family FAD-binding enzyme, translating into MVVCPRQLSLQMELSRYDVIIIGAGAAGLSAAGVLARRNKRVVVFDMGAQPGRKVLASGGGRCNITNLAVKYDRYFGENPDFVRGAISRVSPYDIINWADSHDIALVEKNAGQYFCADGAGVVLDALMYDAHGVDFVYNTAVDCVRKDGDDFVVNGCVARSVIVATGGTSFGALGVSDAGHKIARAFGHRIVPVRPALCALAFDGAPTELAGVSLDAIITIGKRSVRDSLLFTHFGIGGPAAYRASLYDLSGGISINLVPDVDMFAELRNAKKTQGRKTVAGVLGQWMPARVAKWIVGANVRNIADVRDAELETIARQISCLQVAGNKIKYHGMASAEVVRGGVDTSQVSSKTMESKLCPGLYFVGEVLDVAGDLGGFNLHWAWASGRVAGENA; encoded by the coding sequence ATGGTGGTGTGCCCAAGACAATTGAGTTTGCAGATGGAATTATCCAGATATGATGTGATTATTATTGGTGCGGGTGCGGCGGGGCTGAGTGCCGCGGGTGTCTTGGCGCGTCGTAATAAACGTGTTGTGGTGTTTGATATGGGCGCGCAGCCCGGGCGCAAGGTTTTAGCGTCAGGTGGTGGACGTTGTAATATTACAAATTTGGCGGTAAAGTATGACAGGTATTTTGGTGAAAATCCGGACTTTGTGCGTGGTGCAATCAGTCGCGTATCACCGTATGATATTATTAATTGGGCGGATTCGCATGATATAGCGTTGGTTGAAAAAAATGCGGGACAGTATTTCTGTGCCGATGGTGCGGGTGTGGTTTTGGATGCGTTAATGTATGATGCACATGGTGTGGATTTTGTATATAACACGGCGGTTGACTGTGTGCGCAAAGATGGTGATGATTTTGTTGTTAATGGTTGTGTGGCGCGGTCTGTGATTGTGGCGACAGGCGGCACTTCGTTTGGTGCGTTGGGGGTGTCGGATGCGGGGCACAAGATTGCGCGTGCGTTTGGACACAGAATTGTGCCGGTGCGCCCCGCCCTGTGTGCGTTGGCATTTGACGGCGCGCCGACAGAATTGGCGGGTGTGTCATTGGATGCGATTATTACGATTGGAAAACGGTCTGTGCGGGATTCGTTGTTGTTTACGCATTTTGGCATTGGTGGGCCGGCGGCGTATCGTGCCAGTTTGTATGATTTGAGCGGTGGTATTTCCATTAACTTGGTGCCGGATGTTGATATGTTTGCGGAATTGCGCAATGCTAAAAAAACACAGGGGCGCAAGACTGTGGCGGGCGTTCTGGGGCAATGGATGCCAGCGCGTGTTGCAAAATGGATTGTTGGGGCGAACGTGCGTAATATTGCCGATGTCAGGGACGCAGAATTAGAAACAATCGCGCGACAGATTTCATGCTTGCAAGTGGCGGGGAATAAGATAAAGTATCACGGCATGGCCAGTGCCGAGGTTGTGCGCGGTGGCGTTGATACCAGTCAAGTATCGTCCAAGACGATGGAATCTAAATTATGTCCAGGGTTATATTTTGTGGGCGAAGTGTTGGATGTTGCGGGCGATTTGGGTGGTTTTAATTTACACTGGGCGTGGGCCAGCGGACGCGTAGCCGGCGAAAATGCATAA
- a CDS encoding acyl carrier protein, whose product MDVKKKVLSVAGHVIHDFHPDADVQQSFENLGLDSLDRFGLIADVEHECNVSMPTKLVDKINSVGDIVVAVENLKRVKKARDTWVPCTFNCALQCAYMSNVPDTAKYRATIGPEVNFCERIACNLYGKQR is encoded by the coding sequence ATGGATGTTAAGAAAAAGGTTTTATCGGTCGCGGGACATGTAATTCATGATTTTCATCCCGATGCCGATGTGCAACAAAGTTTTGAAAATCTGGGGTTGGATTCGTTGGATAGGTTTGGGCTGATTGCTGATGTGGAACACGAGTGTAACGTTTCTATGCCGACAAAACTGGTCGATAAAATAAATTCTGTTGGCGATATTGTTGTCGCGGTTGAAAATTTAAAACGGGTGAAAAAAGCACGTGATACGTGGGTTCCGTGTACGTTTAATTGTGCGCTGCAATGTGCGTATATGTCAAATGTGCCCGATACGGCTAAATATCGTGCGACGATTGGGCCGGAAGTTAATTTTTGTGAAAGGATTGCCTGTAATTTATATGGCAAACAACGATAA
- a CDS encoding ATP-dependent 6-phosphofructokinase has translation MKKIGIMTTGGDCSGLNTAIWRIMTGAHLRGWDVYGILDGTDGLCVNPPAVIKLNDMLLPIENARLSGSFLHNGRATALNFETAAETGRVDTFNKQLRKSLRALQLDALILIGGNGSLSLAWANREIYRDLQLICIPKTIDMDIPCTDRTIGFDTAVQQLTTFCDQLMLTARSHHRWFVVQAMGRDCGMLALHAGIATGVSAILIPEIKFNIDNLVKHIKSSNSDYGIIIVSEGITLRGHSGRPADMISRKLTAAGIVNRTAFPEHTQRSGDTIATDRILATRFADCALNAIENGETYVMTTLECDNVHTIPLSEFVASGECVTDPKIPELITSNAYVSPDNPLLAVAANMGIYIGEQK, from the coding sequence ATGAAGAAAATTGGAATTATGACAACAGGTGGCGATTGCAGCGGCCTGAACACTGCAATATGGCGGATTATGACGGGCGCACACCTGCGTGGCTGGGACGTATACGGTATTCTGGATGGCACAGATGGCCTGTGCGTAAACCCACCGGCGGTCATAAAATTAAACGATATGCTGTTACCAATTGAAAACGCACGCCTGTCGGGCAGTTTTCTGCACAACGGACGCGCAACCGCATTGAACTTTGAAACCGCCGCCGAAACAGGGCGCGTTGACACATTTAATAAACAATTACGCAAATCATTGCGCGCGCTGCAACTGGACGCATTAATTTTAATTGGGGGCAATGGCAGTTTATCGTTGGCCTGGGCAAACCGCGAAATCTATCGCGACTTGCAACTAATATGCATTCCAAAAACAATCGATATGGACATACCATGTACCGATCGTACAATCGGATTCGATACCGCTGTACAACAGTTAACAACATTCTGCGATCAATTAATGTTAACCGCACGCAGCCACCATCGCTGGTTCGTTGTCCAGGCAATGGGACGCGACTGTGGCATGTTGGCATTACACGCAGGAATTGCCACTGGCGTATCGGCGATATTAATACCAGAAATCAAATTCAACATTGATAATCTAGTTAAACATATCAAATCATCTAATTCAGATTACGGCATAATTATCGTTTCCGAAGGAATTACATTACGCGGTCATTCCGGCCGTCCTGCCGATATGATTTCACGCAAACTGACCGCTGCTGGCATTGTAAACCGCACCGCATTTCCAGAACACACCCAACGTTCTGGCGATACAATCGCAACCGATCGAATACTGGCCACACGATTTGCAGATTGTGCATTAAACGCGATTGAAAACGGCGAAACATATGTCATGACCACACTGGAATGCGACAACGTTCACACAATCCCATTGTCTGAATTTGTTGCGTCCGGCGAATGTGTAACCGACCCCAAGATACCCGAACTAATAACATCAAACGCATACGTATCCCCCGACAACCCTTTATTGGCGGTTGCCGCCAATATGGGCATATATATCGGGGAACAGAAATAA
- a CDS encoding LysM peptidoglycan-binding domain-containing protein: MSKQNKNNNMGKTKRSTDDLINDAIAQQNDWQENRREYTRGFLKSLNMFARPSVKKQENQSVAAADAGMARSRHSALRAYWFPIACAMVVIFIAVWVMFIRGATQPRVIVVPAVPEPVVQRVDNITVPTFDIVRIEKDGDVVIAGRWLPHQNISIMVNNKIVATERTDYAGEFVYTTSTAWKPGNYTIALLGAEPEVKSSDKVFVYISDAGVENSVSLLMTKEGSTLLQAPAMLRDGDLAVSKIDYLDTGRIVVSGDGLPRLRVSLALNGDYMGFARVSDHRHFGLGADVGELESGKEYELAVRMHDGDGRTIGTVLHKFVMPEMTGDDDTYYTVRRGDCLWIIARNFLRRGVLFSVIAERNAIQNPDLIYPKQLLQIPTSGKH; this comes from the coding sequence ATGTCAAAACAGAATAAAAACAATAATATGGGAAAAACAAAACGTTCCACAGATGATTTGATTAATGATGCAATTGCCCAACAAAATGATTGGCAGGAAAATCGTCGTGAATATACGCGTGGATTTTTGAAGTCGCTGAATATGTTTGCGCGTCCGTCGGTCAAAAAACAGGAAAATCAATCTGTGGCCGCCGCTGATGCAGGGATGGCGCGCAGTCGCCACAGCGCATTACGTGCGTATTGGTTTCCGATTGCCTGTGCCATGGTGGTGATATTTATTGCGGTGTGGGTTATGTTTATTCGTGGTGCAACGCAACCGCGTGTTATTGTTGTGCCCGCTGTGCCAGAGCCAGTTGTGCAACGTGTTGATAATATAACAGTGCCGACGTTTGATATTGTTCGAATTGAAAAAGATGGTGATGTCGTTATTGCGGGACGCTGGTTGCCACATCAGAATATTTCAATCATGGTAAATAACAAGATTGTTGCAACAGAACGTACAGATTATGCGGGCGAGTTTGTGTATACGACCTCAACTGCGTGGAAGCCGGGTAATTATACCATTGCTTTGTTGGGCGCAGAACCAGAAGTAAAATCGTCAGACAAGGTGTTCGTTTATATTTCAGATGCAGGTGTGGAAAATTCTGTGTCTTTGTTGATGACCAAAGAAGGCAGTACTTTATTACAGGCGCCGGCAATGTTGCGCGATGGTGACTTGGCAGTATCCAAGATTGATTATTTAGATACGGGTCGCATTGTTGTGTCGGGTGATGGGTTGCCACGTTTGCGCGTGTCGTTGGCGTTAAATGGTGATTATATGGGCTTTGCCCGTGTGTCAGATCACAGACATTTTGGTCTGGGGGCGGATGTCGGCGAACTGGAAAGCGGCAAGGAATATGAGTTGGCCGTGCGTATGCATGATGGTGATGGGCGTACAATCGGGACAGTGCTACATAAATTTGTTATGCCAGAAATGACAGGCGATGATGATACATACTATACTGTCCGTCGCGGGGATTGCTTGTGGATTATTGCACGTAATTTCTTGCGCCGTGGGGTGTTGTTCAGTGTTATTGCAGAACGCAATGCAATACAAAATCCTGATTTGATTTATCCAAAACAGTTGTTGCAAATTCCAACATCGGGCAAGCATTAA
- a CDS encoding radical SAM protein yields MNGNHNKISFAIKNTNWCNLKCAHCSECSGPHVAPNIMPLDKVEQYIGEFCAMPLPKWEYMVFTGGETMAPYFMKQYEYIPQCLEIAGRAGLAPFIKTNGVWGTDDALRRRILNDCANAAIKNNTMTSMDVSIDEFHNTVPAVARIIQEIVSSEHLARCVRVSISGLDTLKSHAQFNYLIAYLKAHNIHVFPSGNTFIAARETIGTKILFDFGTPVSQMGRAKQNNIGEVRPDGSSDAVWGNCLQIDNEDVATLNYFHKTPVNGRTVYDVTQELLLRTR; encoded by the coding sequence ATGAACGGCAATCATAATAAAATTAGTTTCGCAATAAAAAACACCAATTGGTGTAATTTGAAATGTGCACATTGCAGCGAGTGCAGCGGGCCACACGTTGCGCCAAATATCATGCCATTGGACAAGGTTGAACAATATATTGGCGAGTTCTGCGCGATGCCGTTGCCAAAGTGGGAATACATGGTGTTTACAGGTGGCGAAACAATGGCGCCCTATTTTATGAAACAGTATGAATATATACCGCAGTGTCTGGAAATCGCGGGACGCGCAGGTTTGGCACCGTTTATTAAAACAAATGGTGTGTGGGGAACGGACGATGCGTTGCGTCGTCGTATATTAAACGACTGTGCGAATGCGGCGATAAAAAATAATACAATGACATCAATGGATGTGTCTATTGATGAATTTCATAACACTGTTCCAGCGGTGGCGCGTATTATCCAGGAAATTGTTAGCAGTGAACATTTGGCGCGTTGTGTGCGGGTGTCGATTTCAGGATTAGATACATTGAAATCACATGCGCAGTTTAATTATCTGATTGCATATCTAAAAGCGCACAATATTCATGTGTTCCCGTCGGGCAATACGTTTATTGCGGCACGTGAAACGATTGGGACCAAGATTTTGTTCGATTTTGGGACGCCTGTGTCACAGATGGGGCGCGCAAAACAAAATAATATTGGTGAAGTGCGGCCGGATGGTTCGTCAGATGCGGTTTGGGGAAACTGTTTGCAGATAGATAATGAAGATGTCGCGACGCTGAACTATTTTCATAAAACGCCGGTGAATGGACGAACCGTCTATGATGTGACCCAGGAATTATTACTAAGGACCAGATAA
- the rpsP gene encoding 30S ribosomal protein S16, translated as MATVIRLARFGAKKRPYYHIVVTDSRNARNSGNVLEVVGKYDPMQAKDSDKRVILKLDEVKAWLAKGAQPSDRVYKFLAKAGLVKPKAIPVQTKKHLQSEKTQMKIKDKADKLAKIAAEKAAAEAAAKAAAEAPAEEAPATETAE; from the coding sequence ATGGCAACTGTTATTCGTTTGGCACGTTTCGGTGCGAAAAAACGCCCATATTATCACATTGTTGTGACAGATTCACGCAATGCACGTAATTCGGGTAATGTATTGGAAGTCGTTGGTAAATATGACCCAATGCAGGCAAAAGATAGCGATAAACGCGTTATCTTGAAATTGGATGAAGTTAAGGCATGGTTGGCCAAAGGGGCACAGCCATCTGATCGTGTTTACAAGTTCTTGGCCAAAGCCGGCTTGGTAAAACCAAAGGCGATTCCAGTTCAGACCAAAAAACATTTGCAGTCTGAAAAAACACAGATGAAAATCAAGGACAAAGCCGACAAGTTGGCAAAAATTGCCGCCGAAAAAGCAGCGGCAGAAGCCGCAGCCAAGGCTGCAGCAGAAGCGCCAGCCGAAGAAGCACCAGCAACAGAAACAGCTGAATAA
- the rimM gene encoding 16S rRNA processing protein RimM: MTDVKQILVGKIVAPQGIRGEVRVQSFAEKTTDFQKFNVCSNRFADGDFKFVRAVPNSNVVIAKIRGVDDRNAAEALRGTELFINRDALPDLNTNEYYQADLIGFAVVRDGVQIGAVDCFQNYGAGDIIELDNGDMVSFVGASVDLNGKVIVVR, translated from the coding sequence ATGACAGACGTTAAACAAATCTTGGTCGGAAAAATTGTCGCGCCACAGGGTATTCGTGGCGAGGTACGCGTACAGTCTTTTGCGGAAAAAACAACGGACTTTCAGAAGTTTAATGTGTGTAGCAATCGATTTGCAGACGGTGATTTTAAATTTGTGCGCGCAGTGCCAAATTCAAATGTTGTTATTGCCAAGATCCGTGGCGTTGATGACCGAAATGCCGCCGAAGCGTTGCGGGGAACAGAATTGTTTATAAATCGGGACGCCCTGCCCGATTTGAATACGAACGAATACTATCAGGCGGATTTAATTGGGTTTGCAGTTGTACGCGATGGTGTCCAGATTGGTGCTGTGGATTGTTTTCAAAACTATGGCGCGGGCGATATTATTGAACTGGACAATGGTGATATGGTGTCGTTTGTTGGGGCGTCTGTCGACTTGAATGGCAAAGTAATAGTGGTTAGATAA